The genomic segment CATCCTCACGCAGATAGTGCAGAGCACGTCCCGCCTTACTCTTTGCAAGGTTATACATTAAAAGAAAGGTAAGAAAGAGGGCTATAAGAGCCGCATAAAAGGCACCTAGCTGTGGCGAGTCCATAAACCCCGGCAGATTGATCATATCAAGACCAAAAATACCATTGGGCCCACCTGTTACGCCGCCAAGATCATTTTGCACAACCTGAATAAAAACAATATTAAAGCCAATGGATGCCACCAACAGGTAATCGCCACGAAGATGAACAATGGGACCGGCAAGAATCACCCCAAAAATTGCTGGAATGATGATGGCAGCAGGTACAGTCGCCAACATGGGCCAACCAAAATGAGCGTTTAAAATTGCACTAATATAGGCGCCCATACCAAAGAAAAGTGCCTGGCCCATATTAAACATCCCGGCCTTGCCCAGGATAATATCCATACTCAAGGCTACGATGGAAAAAACGACAAAGGTCGTTGCCACAGCCAACCAACGAGAATCAAGCAGCGCCGGCAGACTCAGCATCAGCAAAAAAAACAGGGGATAGCCAAACTGCTCTATTTTTTTCATCATACTTTTTCCGCCACTCTTTCTCCCAATATTCCGGTTGGTCGTACAATCAGAATCACAATCAGGAGGGTAAAGGTAAATGCATCGGCCCAGGTACTTGAAACATAACCTGCTATAAATGCATTGAAGAGACCAAGGAGCATACCACCAAGCATAGCGCCCGGAATATTGCCAATACCACCTATAATAGCTGCCACAAAGGCATTTAAGCCGTACTGCCAGCCCATATCAAAGGTAATTCCCTTGTAATACATACCTATAAACAGACCGCCAACGGCACCCAGTGAACTACCAATAACAAAGATTGTAACAATGATGTTATTAACATTAATTCCCATGAGTCTGGCTGCATCCTGATCTATGGCACTTGCCCGAATTGCCGTACCCATCTTAGTTTTCTCAATAAACAGATAGAGGGCTATCATCAAAAAGAGAGAGAGAACCATGATAATTACCTGGATAAGACTGATCACAACTCCGCCCAACTCCCAATATATCTGAGGAATGAGATCTGGAAATATCTTCATTTGTGGACCCCAAAGAAGCATAATTCCGTTTTGAATGACCATCGATGCCCCAAGGGCGGAGACAACAGCCGAGAGCCGAGGCGCCGTTCTAAGAGGCCGATAGGCAACCCTTTCCAAAAGGACACCGCAAATGGCAACAATAACTGCGGTAACGGCAAAAACAGCTACAGCCGTCAGGATAGAGCCATTTTCGCCAAAGAGCTCTGTAAAAACAAAAAGGCCAACAAAGGCGGAGGCAGCAACCAGATCACCGTGAGCAAAGTTAATCAACTTCATGACGCCGTAGACCATTGTATAGCCAAGAGCAATCATGGCAAACATTGAACCAATGGTCAAACCGTTGACGAGTTGTTGTAGAAAAATATCCATATAAACCCGATAAAAAAATAAGAAAGAACGGGAAACATTCCCGGCTTTCTTGAGATAAAAGGACAAAAAAGGCTGGCACAAGCCTTAATGTCGGAAAAATGGGGGGTGGCCTGCCCTATTTACAGGACAGACCTAACAGCTCACCAGTTTTATTTGTGAACTATTGAATAGGTACCATCCGCCTGAATCTGGTAGGTCATATAACCACTTCCCACCCTATTACCATCTTGGGCAAAAGAGATAGGACCTGTAATTCCAGGATAATCCCTTAAGGTGTGAAGAAAATCTGCCGCCTTTTTAGTATCAAAATCGCCATTGGACTCCATAGCGTGAATAAAGGCGCGCATACCATCAACGTTGAGCAGGGTCCAAATTGATGGTGGCATGGTGCCATACTTTGTCTGATAGTCCTTGAGGAAATCCTTGGCCAAATCATATGGAAGAAGATCTGGAGTGGGGACATTAATGATATAGGCACCGGCAGCTGCCCTTCCTGCAAGTTTAGCAAAGTCAGGATTATCATTGGCATCACCACCAACAAAGTCTGTCTTCATGGCCAGGGCTATCATCTGGGCACGGATCAAACCGCCATCGGAATAGTAACCTGCATAAAAGATAACATCCGGACGTTTTGATTTTAACTGGGTAAGAACAGGTGTAAAATTTTGTCCTCCGGCCTTTACCTTTTCCCGGGCAACAATATTACCACCGGCCTCTTCTATGGCCTTCTCCACTGCATTGCCAAGTCCTACAGCATAGCTGGAAAAGTCAGAGAGGATGGCTATCCGCTTATATTTTTTTACGTTTACAAAGTAATCAGCGGTAAAGGTTGCCTCGGCACTGTTGGGAAAGGAGTTTCTGAAAAAGGTCCAATAGCCGTGGCTGGTCAAGCTGTCACTGGTACCATCACTGGTTTGCAGAACTCCCGCCCGATAATAGGTTGCCTGAGCTGCCTCGGCGCATGTCGAGGTGTAGGAGCCAATGATCATCTTGGCACCCTTATTAACAAGATCTTTGGCACAGATAGCCGCCTTCATGGCAGTGCCCTCGTCATCACAGGTAATTACCTCTATCTGCCTACCCATGACGCCGCCCTTGGCATTGATCTGCTCTGCAAGCAAACGGGCTGCATTATCAATCCCCTGGCCTTCATTTGCATAACTACCGGTAATCGGGGCCTGCACACCCACCGTCAGCACATCTTTTGCATAGCTGGTGGTGGCCATAAGGGATAAACTTAGCAGCGACACCGCCAAGGCTTTCTTCTTCAACATTGTATTTCTCCAAATCGAATAGTTGTTCTTTTACCCATGGGAAAAGATTTCGTTAAAAGCAACTCTTCTCCCCCAGGTCATGTAGACAACAAACACGTCTACACTTTTCTATAAACATTTCAATGCGAAAAGCCACACTGAACACAGATCTGGCCACTCAAAAAATGACCGATCGTTTTAATTTCTTTAATTTTCATCCATAAATGGATAGGAAAACTCTGTGGCAGCGACAAAGGTCTCTTTAACGGTTCGAGGGGACACCCAACGCATCAGATTACTGGCTGCGCCGGCCTTGTCGTTGGTACCCGAAGCCCTACCCCCGCCAAAAGGCTGCTGACCAACCACTGGTCCCGTTGGCTTATCATTGATATAGAAATTTCCTGCAGCATGCTCAAGTTTCGTCAGGGCAGTACTGGTCGCCTCTCTGTCCCGTGAAAAAATTGCTCCGGTTAAAGCATAGACAGATGTACTATCACAGAGAGCTAAGGTCTCCATATAATCCTCATCTTCATAGACATAGATGCTTATAACAGGACCAAAAATCTCTTCAACCATCGTCTCAAAACAGGGGTCAGTTGCGAGAATAACCGTTGGTTCGATAAAGTAGCCAAGACTATCATCATAACCGCCGCCAATGATCACATCTCCACCCTCATTTTCCTTGGCGAAGTCAATATAACTAGTAATCGAACTAAATGCACCCTTATCAATTACTGCACTTATAAAATTAGAAAAATCTGTAGTTGCCCCCACCTTTATTTTTGCAATTTCTCTCTTCAAACCCTCCTCTATCACCAGCCAAAGAGTACGGGGAATATAGGCCCGAGATGCGGCTGAGCACTTTTGTCCCTGATACTCAAAGGCACCACGAACAATGGCTGTAACAATTTGCTGGGGATCTGCCGATGAATGGGCAAAGATAAAATCCTTACCTCCTGTTTCTCCAACAATTCTAGGATAAGATTTATAGCTTGCAATATTATTACCCACTGTCTTCCACATAAACTGAAAGACAGCCGTTGAACCGGTAAAATGAATACCTGCAAGATTAGGGTCGGCAAGACAGATATCACCCACAGAGGCACCTGCACCGGGAACAAAATTGATAACGCCCGGGGGCAGACCGGCCTCCGCAAAAATTTCCATCAAGAGATAGGGGGTGTAAACCAGGGAAGAGGCAGGTTTCCACACCACGGTGTTGCCCATCAGGGCCGGGGCAGTGGGAAGGTTACCGGCAATAGCGGTAAAGTTAAAGGGCGTTACGGCAAAGACAAATCCCTCAAGAGGACGGTACTGAACAAAGTTCCACACTCCCGGGGAGGAGACAGGCTGATTCTTATAAATCTGCTCTGCATAGCTGACATTAAAACGAAGAAAATCTATGAGTTCACAGGCCGCATCAATTTCCGCCTGATAGGCTGTTTTCCCGCCAGCAAGCATGGCTCCGGCATTAATTTTATAACGATATTTACCTGCAATAAGTTCCGCAGCCTTCAGGAAAATTGCACAACGTTCTTCCCAACGCATGGACTGCCACCTGGACTGAGCAGCAAGAGCTGCGTCAATGGCCAGCCGTACCGCCTTCTCCCCTGCC from the Desulfotalea psychrophila LSv54 genome contains:
- a CDS encoding branched-chain amino acid ABC transporter substrate-binding protein, whose amino-acid sequence is MLKKKALAVSLLSLSLMATTSYAKDVLTVGVQAPITGSYANEGQGIDNAARLLAEQINAKGGVMGRQIEVITCDDEGTAMKAAICAKDLVNKGAKMIIGSYTSTCAEAAQATYYRAGVLQTSDGTSDSLTSHGYWTFFRNSFPNSAEATFTADYFVNVKKYKRIAILSDFSSYAVGLGNAVEKAIEEAGGNIVAREKVKAGGQNFTPVLTQLKSKRPDVIFYAGYYSDGGLIRAQMIALAMKTDFVGGDANDNPDFAKLAGRAAAGAYIINVPTPDLLPYDLAKDFLKDYQTKYGTMPPSIWTLLNVDGMRAFIHAMESNGDFDTKKAADFLHTLRDYPGITGPISFAQDGNRVGSGYMTYQIQADGTYSIVHK
- a CDS encoding branched-chain amino acid ABC transporter permease, with the protein product MMKKIEQFGYPLFFLLMLSLPALLDSRWLAVATTFVVFSIVALSMDIILGKAGMFNMGQALFFGMGAYISAILNAHFGWPMLATVPAAIIIPAIFGVILAGPIVHLRGDYLLVASIGFNIVFIQVVQNDLGGVTGGPNGIFGLDMINLPGFMDSPQLGAFYAALIALFLTFLLMYNLAKSKAGRALHYLREDELAASCVGINTRVYKIFAFAVGAGIAGMAGTFYANQYSAVSPEAFNFLQSVLFFSIVIVGGSSIPGILLGVFVMFVLPEIFRDFATWRYFIFGLAMIVTMIIRPRGICPAKFGKIPKRLIKEGSYDIE
- the pruA gene encoding L-glutamate gamma-semialdehyde dehydrogenase, with protein sequence MNLLNNAVINTPKPINEPIYDYAPGSPERRALKAALEEMSQLVLDIPLIINGEEIRTGNIGQVVMPHDHRHVMAHYHRAGEKAVRLAIDAALAAQSRWQSMRWEERCAIFLKAAELIAGKYRYKINAGAMLAGGKTAYQAEIDAACELIDFLRFNVSYAEQIYKNQPVSSPGVWNFVQYRPLEGFVFAVTPFNFTAIAGNLPTAPALMGNTVVWKPASSLVYTPYLLMEIFAEAGLPPGVINFVPGAGASVGDICLADPNLAGIHFTGSTAVFQFMWKTVGNNIASYKSYPRIVGETGGKDFIFAHSSADPQQIVTAIVRGAFEYQGQKCSAASRAYIPRTLWLVIEEGLKREIAKIKVGATTDFSNFISAVIDKGAFSSITSYIDFAKENEGGDVIIGGGYDDSLGYFIEPTVILATDPCFETMVEEIFGPVISIYVYEDEDYMETLALCDSTSVYALTGAIFSRDREATSTALTKLEHAAGNFYINDKPTGPVVGQQPFGGGRASGTNDKAGAASNLMRWVSPRTVKETFVAATEFSYPFMDEN
- a CDS encoding branched-chain amino acid ABC transporter permease, which gives rise to MDIFLQQLVNGLTIGSMFAMIALGYTMVYGVMKLINFAHGDLVAASAFVGLFVFTELFGENGSILTAVAVFAVTAVIVAICGVLLERVAYRPLRTAPRLSAVVSALGASMVIQNGIMLLWGPQMKIFPDLIPQIYWELGGVVISLIQVIIMVLSLFLMIALYLFIEKTKMGTAIRASAIDQDAARLMGINVNNIIVTIFVIGSSLGAVGGLFIGMYYKGITFDMGWQYGLNAFVAAIIGGIGNIPGAMLGGMLLGLFNAFIAGYVSSTWADAFTFTLLIVILIVRPTGILGERVAEKV